The sequence GCGCTGATGATGCTCGGTCTCGTGATCCCCTATGCGATCAACGAGCTGCTGCGCATCTTTTCCTGGGTGATGATCCTGGAGAAGCAGGGCATCCTCAACGGCGTCCTCGACGTCATGGGCCTGATCGACATGCAGGCGGGCGAGGGCGTGCGCTTCGTCGCCTCCAACGGCGCCGTGTTCACCGTGATGGTCTACGCCTATGTGCTCTTCATGGTGTTCCCGATCTACAACACCATCGACACGCTGGATAAGAACCAGATCGAGGCGGCGCGCGATCTCGGCAGCTCTACCTGGCGCATCCATTGGCGCGTCGTGCTGCCTCATGCAAAGCCGGGCATTGCCGTGGGCGCGATCATGACCTTCATGCTGTCCGCCGGGTCCATCGCCGTGCCGGAGATCGTCGGCCGCGGCCTGCATCCGGACTGGTTCGCGCAGGTGATCTATCGCCGCTTCTTCGAGGCGGGCTCGTGGAACGAGGGCGCAGCCTATTCGCTGGCGCTGCTCGTTGCCTGCATCGTCTTCATCCTCATCAACATGGCCGTCTTCCGGGTCGGCATCAGGGACATCGCGAAATGACCGTCGCCACCGCAGAAAGCGCCGCCGGCGGTGCGGTGCCGCGCCGTCGCCGGACCAGGGACTGGTCGGACGCGGTGCTGTCCGGCTACCTGCTGCTGTTCTTCGCCTACATGTTCCTGCCGCTGATGTTCATGGTCGCGGCCGCGTTCAACGCCAATCCGACGCCCTCCGTCACCGACTGGCAGGGCTTCACGCTGAAATGGTTCCAGGAGTTGCCGCAGGATGCTCGCTTCGTGCAGGGCCTGCTGCATTCGCTGGCCATCGCCGGCGGCGTCATCGTCATCTCCATCCCGCTCGGCCTTGCCGGGGCGCTGATCCTGACACGGCTGCAATCGCGTGCCTCGACGCTGCTCTACACCGTGCTGGTCTCGCCGATCCTCACCCCCGGCATCGTGCTCGGCGCCACCACGATGATCTTC comes from Stappia sp. 28M-7 and encodes:
- a CDS encoding ABC transporter permease, with the protein product MTVATAESAAGGAVPRRRRTRDWSDAVLSGYLLLFFAYMFLPLMFMVAAAFNANPTPSVTDWQGFTLKWFQELPQDARFVQGLLHSLAIAGGVIVISIPLGLAGALILTRLQSRASTLLYTVLVSPILTPGIVLGATTMIFWRDAFGMEAGLFTAAIAQAAFIASYCMLMFMARLQRQDRALEEAALDLGASSVFVFRRITLPFLMPTVLTASLISFLQSIENYNTTFFAIGSSWTLVTEIGARMRFGLSPMINVIGVIFVVITVAAATAWVLAKRRSGNS